The sequence below is a genomic window from Corynebacterium afermentans subsp. afermentans.
TGCCGCGCACGATGGCCAGCCCATCCACGCCCGCCCGAGCCAGGTCGTAGGCGTCGTCGGCGGTGACGTCGCCGATGGCCACCAGCGGCAGCTTAGAGGCGGCCACCAAATCCGGGTAGCCGTCCAGCCCGATCGGGGCGCGGCCGGAATCCTTCGTCGGGGTGGCGCGGAACGGCCCGCAGCCGATGTAGTCGATGACGCCCTTGTGCTCGTTGGCGGCCTGGACCAGCTCCAAGGTGCCGGTGGTCAGGCCGATGATCGCGTCCGGGCCAAGCAGCTCGCGTACCACCCGCACGTCCAGGTCATCCTGGCCGACGTGGACGCCGGAAATGCCTTCGTGGCGGAGGGCAGCGGCGACGTCGGCGCGGTCGTCGATAAGCACATGCGTTTGCGGGTTGACGGAGTGGACTGCTTCTGCGACGGCGCGGGAGAGCGCGTAGAGCTCGCGCGCGGAGATCGGCTTCGAACGGACCTGGATCACGCCCGCGCCGCCGGCCACGGCCTGGCGGGCGCGCTCCACGACGTCTGGGCCCTGGCCGGTGACGAAGTAACAGCGCAGGTCGAGGGGCAGCTTAGTCACGCAGCGCCTCGATCAATTCGTCTTTGGTCATCTCGGAGCGGCCCTCGATGTCGAGCTCCTGGGCGCGGGCGTACAGCTCGTCTTTGGTCCAGTCCTCGTAGGAGCCGGACTCGCCGCCGCGCTCGCCGACTGCGGAGCGGCCGTCGCGCGCCGCTGCGTTGGCGATGGCGGCCGCCTTGGACTTGGAGTTGCCCTCGCGCAGCAGGGCCTCGTAGAGCTCGGGATCCTTGATCGAATCAGCCATGGGGACAGCTTATGCGTTTTCGAGGTCCCGGTGGGGCGGGCTGCGGGCGGTGATTTGCGGATCTGCTAGTTGCTCGAAAACGGAACTAGCAGATGATGCTGTTGTTGAAACCGGGTTCCAATATCACCTGGGGAAACAAAAAGTTGGACACTTGATCTGCTAGTTGTCCAAAAACGGAACTAGCAGATCCGCGCGGGGGCTGGAGAGGCACCCGGCAGAAGGGATCCCTAGACCGTCAGCGGGCCGGTGCGGGTGGGATGCCCCAGCGGCTCCACGTGGACGATCGTCTCCGCGCCGCCGAGTGATTCGGCCACGCCGATCTCCACCTCGTCGGCGTGGTCGTGGGCGCGGTCGACCGTCCAGCCGCCGGGGACCTGCATGACCAGGTTGACCATGCGCTCGCGGCCGGCGGCGGTGGTGCGCACTGAGGTGAACTTCACGCCGTTGGCGGCGGCGTACTCATCCAGGTAGGCGTGGACGATCTGGTTTTCTTCCTTCGGCAGCGACTCTGCCAGCAGGCCCAGGATTGCGCCCTTGAGCAGCTTGTAGCCGGTGAACATGATGTTCGCGCCCACGACCAGCGCCACGATCGGGTCCAGAGGCTGCCAGCCGGTCAGCCACACCAGCGCCATGCCGAC
It includes:
- a CDS encoding thiamine phosphate synthase, whose protein sequence is MPLDLRCYFVTGQGPDVVERARQAVAGGAGVIQVRSKPISARELYALSRAVAEAVHSVNPQTHVLIDDRADVAAALRHEGISGVHVGQDDLDVRVVRELLGPDAIIGLTTGTLELVQAANEHKGVIDYIGCGPFRATPTKDSGRAPIGLDGYPDLVAASKLPLVAIGDVTADDAYDLARAGVDGLAIVRGIMHADDAKAYCERVVAEFERGAQARAATSQPHAQTQRKHP
- a CDS encoding DUF7218 family protein, which produces MADSIKDPELYEALLREGNSKSKAAAIANAAARDGRSAVGERGGESGSYEDWTKDELYARAQELDIEGRSEMTKDELIEALRD